From one Catharus ustulatus isolate bCatUst1 chromosome 1, bCatUst1.pri.v2, whole genome shotgun sequence genomic stretch:
- the IGFBP1 gene encoding insulin-like growth factor-binding protein 1 — protein sequence MSGPRCALCRDCLPARLLLPPLPLPLLPLLLLLLLPGLARGAQPVLCAPCTPERLAQCPPVPPDCPEPARQPGCGCCQTCALGPGQPCGVYTARCRLGLRCRVSAGEPRPLSALIQGHGTCLPASEAAGMRTEEPADSIEPDDMPLESTEITQDQLLSYQLMFPLGQDKSIPWNSITAYENMKAKRISELKKLREKGPCQKELYRALYKLVKAQQRSRGEIYKFYLPNCNKNGFYHSKQCETLLDGESAECWCVYPKNGRRIPGSPEIKGDPDCQQYLSSQE from the exons ATGAGTGGCCCGCGGTGCGCGCTGTGCCGGGACTGCCTCCCGGCCCGCCTGCtgctcccgccgctcccgctgccgctgctcccgctgctgctgctgctgctgctgccggggctggcccgCGGCGCTCAGCCCGTGCTCTGCGCCCCCTGCACCCCGGAGAGGCTCGCCCAGTGCCCGCCCGTCCCGCCCGACTGCCCGGAGCCCGCCCGGCAGCCCGGCTGCGGCTGCTGCCAGACCTGCGCCCTCGGGCCGGGGCAGCCCTGCGGGGTCTACACCGCCCGCTGCCGCCTGGGGCTCCGCTGCCGCGTCTCCGCCGGAGAGCCCCGGCCCCTCTCCGCGCTGATCCAGGGGCATGGGACGTGCCTGCCCGCCAGCGAGGCCGCAGGGATGCGCACGGAGGAGCCGGCAG ATTCTATAGAACCTGATGATATGCCTttggaaagcactgaaataacACAGGATCAGCTGCTGAGCTATCAGTTGATGTTTCCCTTAGGCCAGGATAAATccattccctggaattccatcACTGCATATGAAAACATGAAAGCGAAGAGAATATCTGAACTCAAGAAATTGAGAGAGAAG GGTCCTTGTCAGAAGGAGCTCTACAGAGCGCTGTATAAATTGGTGAAGGCtcagcagagaagcagagggGAGATTTACAAATTTTACTTGCCCAACTGCAACAAGAATGGATTTTACCACAGCAAACAG TGTGAAACTTTACTGGATGGAGAATCTGCTGAATGCTGGTGTGTCTATCCAAAAAATGGCAGAAGAATTCCTGGATCTCCAGAAATTAAAGGAGACCCAGACTGCCAACAGTATCTCAGCTCACAAGAATAA